A window of the Kineococcus mangrovi genome harbors these coding sequences:
- a CDS encoding PhoH family protein codes for MASTDTTPEPPAQARHVIVVPPEVPMVGLLGARDELLRVLERAFTRTDVLVRGNEITVTGAAGEVALLERLVDQMTAVLRGGQALSPDAVERSVAMLRAQAAGTADDRPADVLTMNILSSRGRTIRPKTVNQKHYVEAIDEHTVVFGIGPAGTGKTYLAMAKAVQALQAKQVNRIVLTRPAVEAGERLGFLPGTLTDKIDPYLRPLYDALHDMLDPDSIPRLMAAGTIEVAPLAYMRGRTLNDAFIILDEAQNTSPEQMKMFLTRLGFGSKIVVTGDVTQVDLPSGTDSGLRVVQDILEGIEDVHFSRLTSSDVVRHRLVGEIVDAYGRWEEARPRVSATGHGPRKR; via the coding sequence ATGGCCAGCACCGACACCACTCCCGAACCCCCGGCGCAGGCGCGGCACGTCATCGTGGTGCCGCCCGAGGTGCCGATGGTGGGCCTCCTGGGCGCTCGCGACGAGCTGCTGCGCGTCCTGGAGCGAGCCTTCACCCGCACCGACGTCCTCGTGCGCGGCAACGAGATCACCGTCACGGGCGCGGCCGGCGAGGTCGCCCTCCTCGAACGGCTCGTGGACCAGATGACCGCCGTCCTGCGCGGCGGTCAGGCCCTCTCGCCCGACGCCGTCGAACGGTCCGTCGCCATGCTGCGCGCGCAGGCCGCCGGCACGGCCGACGACCGCCCCGCCGACGTGCTGACGATGAACATCCTGTCCAGCCGCGGCCGGACGATCCGTCCCAAGACGGTGAACCAGAAGCACTACGTCGAGGCCATCGACGAGCACACCGTCGTCTTCGGCATCGGTCCGGCCGGGACGGGCAAGACGTACCTGGCCATGGCCAAGGCCGTCCAGGCGCTGCAGGCCAAGCAGGTCAACCGCATCGTCCTGACCCGTCCCGCGGTCGAGGCGGGCGAACGGCTCGGCTTCCTGCCCGGCACCCTCACCGACAAGATCGACCCGTACCTGCGGCCGCTGTACGACGCCCTGCACGACATGCTCGACCCCGACTCGATCCCGCGCCTCATGGCGGCGGGGACGATCGAGGTCGCGCCGCTGGCCTACATGCGCGGGCGCACGCTGAACGACGCCTTCATCATCCTCGACGAGGCCCAGAACACCTCGCCCGAGCAGATGAAGATGTTCCTGACCCGCCTCGGGTTCGGCTCCAAGATCGTCGTCACCGGTGACGTCACCCAGGTCGACCTGCCCTCGGGCACCGACTCGGGGCTGCGCGTCGTGCAGGACATCCTCGAGGGCATCGAGGACGTGCACTTCTCGCGGCTGACCTCCAGCGACGTGGTCCGCCACCGCCTCGTGGGTGAGATCGTCGACGCCTACGGGCGCTGGGAGGAGGCCCGCCCGCGGGTCTCCGCCACGGGCCACGGCCCCCGGAAGCGGTGA
- a CDS encoding DUF4245 domain-containing protein, with protein sequence MSTTGRPSESPSVASGEDPRGVPRQRRSGGNVRSMVISLAVILGMVFVLIAIIPRPNAIEQPAVDVDNAARGATSRLAFAPVVPDGPEGWTPTSANVNRSTDGVVTWHIGYRTDEGDHLALETARDTTPTWLRAQTQSGDARGEQTIDGEVWQRYLQPDRERYSLARTEDGQTLLVTGEGGYGVLAELVRAAEAGWEQAGTPWGARP encoded by the coding sequence GTGAGCACGACCGGTCGCCCCTCCGAGAGCCCGTCCGTCGCGTCGGGGGAGGACCCCCGCGGTGTCCCGCGGCAGCGGCGCTCCGGGGGCAACGTCCGGTCGATGGTCATCTCCCTGGCCGTGATCCTCGGCATGGTCTTCGTCCTCATCGCGATCATCCCGAGGCCCAACGCGATCGAGCAGCCCGCCGTCGACGTGGACAACGCCGCGCGGGGCGCGACCTCGCGGCTCGCCTTCGCCCCCGTCGTCCCGGACGGGCCCGAGGGGTGGACGCCCACGTCGGCCAACGTCAACCGCTCCACCGACGGCGTCGTGACGTGGCACATCGGCTACCGCACCGACGAGGGCGACCACCTGGCGCTGGAGACGGCGCGGGACACGACCCCGACCTGGCTGCGGGCCCAGACCCAGAGCGGTGACGCCCGGGGCGAGCAGACGATCGACGGCGAGGTCTGGCAGCGGTACCTGCAGCCGGACCGCGAGCGCTACAGCCTGGCGCGCACCGAGGACGGGCAGACCCTGCTCGTCACGGGGGAGGGCGGGTACGGCGTGCTGGCCGAGCTCGTCCGGGCCGCCGAGGCCGGGTGGGAGCAGGCCGGGACGCCCTGGGGGGCGCGCCCCTAG
- the glpX gene encoding class II fructose-bisphosphatase, with protein sequence MPQNVPQNPPQHAGLPPALAVADEAPDRNLAMELVRVTEAAAMAGGRWVGRGEKNKADGAAVNAMRTLIGTVSMKGTVVIGEGEKDDAPMLFNGEQVGDGSGAECDVAVDPIDGTTLTARGMPNAVAVLAVAERGTMYDPSAVFYMDKLAVGPEAADVVDIRLPVRENVRRLARAKKRWVEDVTVCILDRPRHAQLAQEVRDAGARIKFISDGDVAGAVMAAREGTGVDLLLGVGGTPEGIITACAMHCLGGAIQGRLWPRDDDEKQKAIDAGHDLDAVLDTSALVASDNVYFVVTGITDGELVDGVRYRGDTISTSSIVMRSKSGTIRKVESEHRLSKLQAYSAVDFTGPR encoded by the coding sequence ATGCCCCAGAACGTGCCCCAGAACCCGCCCCAGCACGCCGGGCTGCCGCCCGCCCTCGCCGTCGCCGACGAGGCCCCCGACCGCAACCTGGCCATGGAACTGGTCCGGGTCACCGAGGCCGCCGCCATGGCCGGTGGACGCTGGGTCGGCCGGGGCGAGAAGAACAAGGCCGACGGCGCCGCCGTCAACGCCATGCGCACCCTCATCGGCACCGTCTCCATGAAGGGCACCGTCGTCATCGGCGAGGGCGAGAAGGACGACGCGCCCATGCTGTTCAACGGCGAGCAGGTCGGCGACGGCAGCGGCGCCGAGTGCGACGTGGCCGTCGACCCCATCGACGGGACCACCCTCACCGCGCGCGGGATGCCGAACGCCGTGGCGGTCCTGGCCGTGGCCGAGCGCGGCACGATGTACGACCCGAGCGCCGTCTTCTACATGGACAAGCTCGCCGTGGGCCCCGAGGCCGCCGACGTCGTCGACATCCGCCTGCCCGTGCGCGAGAACGTCCGCCGCCTGGCCCGGGCGAAGAAGCGCTGGGTCGAGGACGTCACCGTCTGCATCCTGGACCGGCCGCGGCACGCCCAGCTGGCCCAGGAGGTCCGCGACGCCGGCGCCCGCATCAAGTTCATCTCCGACGGCGACGTGGCCGGGGCGGTCATGGCCGCCCGCGAGGGCACCGGCGTCGACCTGCTCCTCGGGGTCGGCGGGACGCCGGAGGGCATCATCACGGCCTGCGCCATGCACTGCCTCGGCGGCGCGATCCAGGGCCGGTTGTGGCCCCGCGACGACGACGAGAAGCAGAAGGCGATCGACGCCGGGCACGACCTCGACGCCGTCCTGGACACCTCCGCCCTCGTGGCCAGCGACAACGTCTACTTCGTCGTCACCGGCATCACCGACGGCGAGCTCGTGGACGGGGTGCGCTACCGCGGGGACACGATCTCCACGTCGAGCATCGTCATGCGCAGCAAGTCCGGCACGATCCGCAAGGTCGAGAGCGAGCACCGGCTGTCCAAGCTGCAGGCGTACTCCGCGGTCGACTTCACCGGTCCGCGCTGA
- a CDS encoding carbohydrate kinase family protein: MAGQPPAPRGTAVVVGEALVDVVHRAGQDAGAEHPGGSPMNVAHGLGRLGHDVALLTRLGDDAHGRLLTDHLAAAGVRLLPGAVDADRTSVARAEVDAEGRASYDFDLVWRVPDTPLPPDLALLHTGSIGAAVDPGARTALDLLRSVRGRATTSYDPNVRPAFFESPAAALARVEEFVAAADVVKASDEDLAWLLPGHDPEEVAHRWQGHGPALVVVTRGSAGATAVSGAGTLHVPAPRVEVADTVGAGDAFMSGLLHALAEHDLLGGDALPRLRHLGLGTLQALVATAIASASITCSRAGANPPTRAELAAFG, from the coding sequence ATGGCGGGGCAGCCCCCAGCCCCCCGCGGCACGGCCGTCGTCGTCGGGGAGGCGCTCGTCGACGTCGTGCACCGCGCCGGGCAGGACGCCGGCGCCGAGCACCCCGGCGGGTCGCCGATGAACGTCGCCCACGGCCTGGGCCGCCTCGGGCACGACGTCGCCCTGCTGACCCGGCTCGGCGACGACGCGCACGGCCGGCTCCTCACCGACCACCTCGCCGCGGCCGGGGTGCGGCTGCTGCCGGGGGCGGTGGACGCCGACCGCACGTCGGTCGCGCGCGCCGAGGTGGACGCCGAGGGCAGGGCCTCCTACGACTTCGACCTCGTCTGGCGGGTGCCGGACACCCCGTTGCCGCCGGACCTGGCGCTGCTGCACACCGGGTCCATCGGCGCGGCCGTGGACCCGGGCGCGAGGACGGCCCTGGACCTGCTGCGCTCGGTGCGCGGACGGGCGACGACGAGCTACGACCCGAACGTGCGGCCGGCGTTCTTCGAGTCCCCCGCCGCGGCGCTGGCCCGCGTCGAGGAGTTCGTCGCGGCCGCGGACGTCGTCAAGGCCTCCGACGAGGACCTGGCCTGGCTGCTGCCCGGCCACGACCCGGAGGAGGTCGCCCACCGCTGGCAGGGCCACGGCCCCGCGCTCGTCGTCGTGACCCGCGGCAGCGCGGGCGCCACCGCCGTCTCGGGGGCGGGCACGCTGCACGTGCCGGCCCCCCGCGTGGAGGTCGCCGACACGGTCGGGGCGGGGGACGCGTTCATGTCGGGGCTGCTGCACGCCCTCGCCGAGCACGACCTGCTCGGCGGGGACGCGCTGCCGCGGCTGCGGCACCTCGGGCTCGGGACGTTGCAGGCGCTGGTCGCCACGGCGATCGCCTCGGCGTCGATCACCTGCTCGCGGGCCGGGGCGAACCCGCCCACCCGGGCCGAGCTCGCCGCGTTCGGGTAG
- a CDS encoding GNAT family N-acetyltransferase, producing the protein MTDLAVPAVGASDVPRGAVTASSDPGLALVLDPAHGLSVTVRRHLDSAPVPEWRVLVQQSGHSPFTGPDWLRAVHTHLGRGEPLLVSVRRDGRLLALGAFALLGGPRPLLTFLGAGGSDYAAVLTDPDAQVPAVRLVAAVLDGALREAPGAVLDLEQVPAGGGQAELVRAWARLRGYAVRTLPQSTVHTVPLPATVAEHDAALGRHARHEERRQWRRLAELGELVVADDLLETVTALRGHDPEAAADRLEELVTELAEVDDAHPNADRRRRPWRGASGRTLTEVLWTSPPGTVQLSGLRVDGELVAYAFCLAGPVALHGYVQSYRARYAPTGPGTLLLLRLCRRAVLTGYRELDLLRGDEAYKRRFRPVPHRTVRLVLTPPGREVLPALADRVALLRRTYRDEVRRSERLDRSWTVLAGALERARDQVGRQVQRGRAALPAPRLPRVRRRR; encoded by the coding sequence GTGACGGACCTCGCCGTGCCCGCCGTCGGTGCCTCCGACGTCCCCCGAGGAGCCGTCACCGCCTCGTCCGACCCCGGCCTGGCGCTCGTCCTCGACCCCGCCCACGGCCTGTCCGTGACGGTCCGCCGCCACCTCGACAGCGCACCGGTGCCGGAGTGGCGCGTCCTGGTCCAGCAGTCGGGGCACTCGCCGTTCACCGGACCGGACTGGCTGCGAGCGGTGCACACGCACCTCGGGCGCGGTGAGCCGCTGCTCGTCAGCGTCCGGCGCGACGGCCGGCTGCTGGCCCTCGGCGCGTTCGCCCTCCTGGGGGGGCCTCGGCCGCTGCTGACGTTCCTGGGTGCCGGGGGCAGCGACTACGCGGCCGTGCTCACCGACCCCGACGCGCAGGTGCCCGCCGTCCGCCTCGTGGCGGCCGTCCTGGACGGGGCGCTGCGGGAGGCGCCCGGGGCCGTCCTCGACCTGGAGCAGGTGCCGGCCGGCGGGGGGCAGGCCGAACTGGTGCGGGCCTGGGCCCGCCTGCGCGGGTACGCCGTCCGGACGCTGCCGCAGTCCACCGTGCACACCGTCCCGCTCCCCGCGACCGTCGCCGAGCACGACGCGGCGCTGGGCCGGCACGCCCGGCACGAGGAGCGCCGGCAGTGGCGGCGGCTGGCCGAGCTCGGTGAGCTCGTCGTCGCCGACGACCTCCTCGAGACCGTCACCGCGCTGCGCGGGCACGACCCGGAGGCCGCGGCGGACCGGCTCGAGGAACTGGTGACCGAGCTCGCCGAGGTCGACGACGCGCACCCGAACGCCGACCGCCGGCGCCGGCCGTGGCGGGGGGCCTCCGGTCGCACGCTGACCGAGGTGCTGTGGACCTCCCCGCCCGGCACGGTCCAGCTGTCCGGTCTGCGCGTCGACGGCGAGCTCGTCGCCTACGCCTTCTGCCTGGCCGGGCCGGTCGCGCTGCACGGGTACGTCCAGAGCTACCGTGCCCGGTACGCGCCCACGGGCCCGGGCACGCTGCTGCTGCTGCGGCTGTGCCGGCGCGCGGTGCTCACGGGGTACCGCGAGCTGGACCTGCTGCGCGGGGACGAGGCCTACAAGCGGCGGTTCCGGCCGGTCCCGCACCGCACCGTCCGGCTCGTCCTCACCCCCCCGGGGCGGGAGGTGCTGCCCGCCCTGGCCGACCGCGTCGCCCTGCTGCGCCGCACCTACCGCGACGAGGTCCGCCGCTCCGAGCGGCTGGACCGGTCCTGGACGGTGCTGGCCGGTGCGCTGGAGCGGGCCCGCGACCAGGTGGGCCGGCAGGTGCAGCGTGGTCGCGCCGCGCTGCCGGCCCCACGCCTGCCGCGGGTCCGCCGTCGCCGGTGA
- a CDS encoding ABC transporter ATP-binding protein, with the protein MARIELKNIVKKYGDGFPAVNDVSLDIADGEFVILVGPSGCGKSTLLRMIVGLEDITEGDLLIDGERVNDLAPRDRDLAMVFQNYALYPHLSVGENIAFPLRLNHSKVPESEVRDRVQRAADMLELNEHLDRKPANLSGGQRQRVAMGRAIVRDAKAFLFDEPLSNLDAKLRGQMRTEIARMQRSLATTTVYVTHDQTEAMTLGDRVAVLRKGVLQQVASPRELYEQPVNLFVAGFIGAPPMNFLPARVSGTTMQLPFCEVPRPEEVDGSYEGKLLIVGVRPEHFDDADVTDPPEGAATFRADVDVTEWLGNELYAYVPFEAAEETKQQLAELDRELDGESLRSQLVVTLDAMSGVRDGDTATLWFDPKRMHVFDPTTGVNLTRDEAKAQKIGEQSEALRQRSLERAQASEGRLPAHAGS; encoded by the coding sequence ATGGCTCGCATCGAACTCAAGAACATCGTCAAGAAGTACGGCGACGGCTTCCCCGCCGTCAACGACGTCAGCCTCGACATCGCCGACGGCGAGTTCGTCATCCTCGTCGGCCCCTCGGGCTGCGGGAAGTCGACGCTGCTGCGGATGATCGTGGGGCTGGAGGACATCACCGAGGGGGACCTCCTCATCGACGGCGAGCGGGTCAACGACCTCGCCCCCCGCGACCGGGACCTGGCGATGGTGTTCCAGAACTACGCCCTCTACCCGCACCTGAGCGTGGGGGAGAACATCGCCTTCCCGCTGCGCCTGAACCACTCCAAGGTCCCCGAGAGCGAGGTCCGCGACCGGGTCCAGCGCGCCGCCGACATGCTCGAGCTCAACGAGCACCTCGACCGCAAACCCGCCAACCTCTCCGGTGGGCAGCGCCAGCGCGTCGCGATGGGGCGCGCGATCGTCCGCGACGCGAAGGCGTTCCTGTTCGACGAGCCGCTGTCGAACCTCGACGCCAAGCTGCGCGGGCAGATGCGCACCGAGATCGCTCGCATGCAGCGCTCGCTGGCCACGACGACGGTCTACGTCACCCACGACCAGACCGAGGCCATGACCCTCGGCGACCGCGTCGCCGTGCTGCGCAAGGGCGTCCTGCAGCAGGTCGCGAGCCCGCGCGAGCTGTACGAGCAGCCCGTCAACCTCTTCGTCGCCGGCTTCATCGGCGCACCGCCCATGAACTTCCTGCCCGCGCGCGTCAGCGGGACGACGATGCAGCTGCCGTTCTGCGAGGTGCCGCGCCCCGAGGAGGTCGACGGGTCCTACGAGGGCAAGCTGCTCATCGTCGGCGTGCGCCCCGAGCACTTCGACGACGCCGACGTCACCGATCCGCCCGAGGGGGCCGCGACCTTCCGCGCCGACGTCGACGTCACCGAGTGGCTGGGCAACGAGCTCTACGCCTACGTCCCCTTCGAGGCCGCCGAGGAGACCAAGCAGCAGCTCGCCGAGCTCGACCGGGAACTGGACGGGGAGAGCCTGCGCTCCCAGCTCGTCGTGACGCTGGACGCCATGAGCGGGGTGCGGGACGGCGACACCGCGACGCTGTGGTTCGACCCGAAGCGGATGCACGTGTTCGACCCGACGACGGGGGTCAACCTCACCCGCGACGAGGCGAAGGCGCAGAAGATCGGCGAGCAGTCCGAGGCGCTGCGTCAGCGGTCGCTGGAGCGGGCGCAGGCGTCCGAGGGGCGCCTGCCCGCCCACGCCGGTTCCTGA
- a CDS encoding carbohydrate ABC transporter permease, protein MSVKERIGWYVGALLIVLYAVVPVAYIVSMSFKSEAALSDRQFFPSQVTWANYDGIFRGNGSDLFLPALRNSIITCLAATLIAVVLSMFAAYAIARLNFPGKRLVLTSALAVAVFPVITMVTPLFNLWRRIGLYDTIPGLIIPYLALTLPISIWTMSAFFRGIPWDMEQAAQVDGATSWQAFRKVIVPLAAPGVFTTAIIAFFIAWNDFVFGISLTSTSAAQPVPAALSSFTGSSYFVQPTGAISAAAVIVTIPVVVLALVFQRRIVAGLTNGAVKG, encoded by the coding sequence ATGTCGGTCAAGGAGAGGATCGGCTGGTACGTGGGGGCCCTGCTCATCGTGCTGTACGCGGTGGTGCCGGTGGCCTACATCGTCTCGATGAGCTTCAAGTCCGAGGCGGCCCTGTCGGACCGGCAGTTCTTCCCGTCGCAGGTGACGTGGGCGAACTACGACGGCATCTTCCGCGGCAACGGCTCGGACCTGTTCCTGCCGGCCCTGCGGAACTCGATCATCACCTGCCTGGCGGCGACGCTCATCGCCGTCGTGCTCTCGATGTTCGCCGCCTACGCGATCGCCCGGCTGAACTTCCCGGGCAAGCGGCTCGTCCTCACCAGCGCCCTGGCCGTGGCGGTGTTCCCCGTCATCACGATGGTGACGCCGCTGTTCAACCTGTGGCGCCGGATCGGCCTGTACGACACCATCCCCGGGCTCATCATCCCGTACCTGGCCCTGACGCTGCCGATCTCGATCTGGACGATGTCGGCGTTCTTCCGCGGCATCCCGTGGGACATGGAGCAGGCCGCGCAGGTCGACGGCGCCACGAGCTGGCAGGCGTTCCGGAAGGTCATCGTGCCGCTGGCCGCCCCGGGCGTGTTCACCACGGCGATCATCGCGTTCTTCATCGCCTGGAACGACTTCGTCTTCGGCATCTCGCTGACCTCGACGTCGGCGGCGCAACCGGTGCCGGCGGCGCTGTCGAGCTTCACCGGGTCCAGCTACTTCGTCCAGCCGACGGGGGCCATCTCGGCCGCCGCCGTCATCGTCACCATCCCCGTCGTCGTCCTGGCGCTGGTGTTCCAGCGCCGCATCGTCGCGGGTCTCACCAACGGCGCGGTCAAGGGCTGA
- a CDS encoding carbohydrate ABC transporter permease yields MQTRSAGDVSVSRSAARKPRGSDKARSEARLGWYLAGPAFVILIAVTGYPILQALYESLFSFRLTAPGDREFVGLKNYGVILTDGLWWSALVNTALITVVTVAVELVIGFALAMVMHKVLGWLRPIVRTAILVPYAIITVVSAYAWQYAFALTTGFMNDLLGLGDFDWFANKWSALFVICLSEIWKTTPFISLLLLAGLAQVPADMTEAAKVDGATAWERLWRVTLPNMKASIMVALLFRALDAFRIFDNVYIMTNGAAGTETVSSLAYNQTISRLEIGLGSAVSVLLFVCVLVICFVAIKVFKVDLARARGEG; encoded by the coding sequence ATGCAGACCCGCTCGGCCGGGGACGTGTCCGTCTCCCGGTCGGCGGCGAGGAAGCCGCGGGGTTCGGACAAGGCCCGGTCCGAGGCCCGCCTGGGCTGGTACCTGGCCGGGCCGGCGTTCGTGATCCTCATCGCGGTCACGGGGTACCCGATCCTGCAGGCCCTGTACGAGTCCCTGTTCAGCTTCCGGCTGACCGCACCGGGCGACCGCGAGTTCGTGGGCCTGAAGAACTACGGCGTCATCCTGACCGACGGCCTGTGGTGGTCGGCCCTGGTCAACACCGCCCTCATCACCGTCGTCACCGTGGCCGTCGAGCTGGTCATCGGTTTCGCCCTGGCCATGGTCATGCACAAGGTGCTGGGGTGGCTGCGGCCCATCGTCCGCACCGCGATCCTCGTGCCCTACGCCATCATCACCGTCGTCTCGGCCTACGCGTGGCAGTACGCGTTCGCGCTGACGACGGGGTTCATGAACGACCTGCTCGGTCTGGGCGACTTCGACTGGTTCGCCAACAAGTGGTCGGCGTTGTTCGTCATCTGCCTCTCGGAGATCTGGAAGACGACCCCGTTCATCTCCCTGCTCCTGCTGGCCGGGCTGGCCCAGGTGCCGGCCGACATGACCGAGGCCGCCAAGGTGGACGGGGCCACGGCGTGGGAACGGCTGTGGCGGGTGACGCTGCCGAACATGAAGGCGTCGATCATGGTGGCGCTGCTGTTCCGCGCGCTGGACGCCTTCCGCATCTTCGACAACGTCTACATCATGACCAACGGCGCGGCGGGCACCGAGACCGTCTCGTCGCTGGCCTACAACCAGACGATCAGCCGGCTGGAGATCGGGCTGGGATCGGCCGTGTCGGTCCTGCTCTTCGTCTGCGTCCTGGTGATCTGCTTCGTCGCGATCAAGGTGTTCAAGGTCGACCTGGCCCGAGCGAGGGGTGAAGGCTGA
- a CDS encoding extracellular solute-binding protein, whose amino-acid sequence MAGRWRTRLGILSAATVLAGGLTACGGSSTASGTPTLNWYINPDNGGQQRIAADCTAASNGAYAIDVSILPSDAAQQREQLMRRLAGNDTSIDLMSLDPVFVPETSEAGFLAQIPADLQQQWSDGVVDGAVQGATWKDQLVAAPFWANTQLLWFRESVAQAAGLDTSQPVTWDQLVAAAQAQGTAIGVQGQRAESMTVWVNAMITSAGGTIIENPDAKGEDLRLGIDSEAGRAAAKVMQDITAAGVGGPGIDNRDEAATANLFQQGGAAFMVNWPFVYAQGKAAAEEGTMDQAVFDDYGWTTYPAMSQGQEAKPPLGGIDVGVSAFSEHQDAAFQAVSCIVSEQNQAAYMVSDGNPAALESVYDDPTVQEAYPMYDTIRESLKAAAPRPQTAYYNEVSQGIADRWQPVSSVTQQTPVTSQEYILEVLRGERLL is encoded by the coding sequence GTGGCTGGCCGATGGCGGACCCGGCTGGGGATCCTGAGCGCCGCGACGGTGCTCGCCGGTGGTCTCACGGCGTGCGGGGGATCGAGCACCGCGTCGGGGACCCCGACGCTGAACTGGTACATCAACCCGGACAACGGCGGTCAGCAGAGGATCGCCGCCGACTGCACCGCCGCCTCGAACGGTGCCTACGCGATCGACGTCTCCATCCTGCCCAGCGACGCGGCGCAGCAGCGCGAGCAGCTCATGCGGCGCCTGGCGGGCAACGACACCTCGATCGACCTCATGAGCCTGGACCCGGTCTTCGTGCCGGAGACCTCCGAGGCGGGGTTCCTCGCGCAGATCCCGGCGGACCTGCAGCAGCAGTGGTCCGACGGGGTCGTGGACGGGGCCGTCCAGGGGGCCACCTGGAAGGACCAGCTGGTGGCCGCCCCGTTCTGGGCCAACACCCAGCTGCTGTGGTTCCGCGAGTCCGTGGCGCAGGCCGCCGGGCTGGACACCTCCCAGCCGGTGACCTGGGACCAGCTCGTCGCGGCGGCGCAGGCGCAGGGCACCGCGATCGGCGTGCAGGGCCAGCGCGCGGAGTCCATGACGGTGTGGGTCAACGCCATGATCACCTCGGCCGGCGGGACGATCATCGAGAACCCCGACGCCAAGGGCGAGGACCTGCGGCTGGGCATCGACTCCGAGGCCGGCCGGGCCGCCGCGAAGGTCATGCAGGACATCACCGCGGCCGGTGTCGGCGGCCCGGGCATCGACAACCGCGACGAGGCCGCCACGGCCAACCTGTTCCAGCAGGGCGGTGCGGCGTTCATGGTGAACTGGCCGTTCGTCTACGCCCAGGGCAAGGCGGCGGCCGAGGAGGGCACGATGGACCAGGCGGTCTTCGACGACTACGGCTGGACGACCTACCCGGCGATGAGCCAGGGGCAGGAGGCCAAACCGCCGCTCGGCGGGATCGACGTCGGCGTCAGCGCCTTCAGCGAGCACCAGGACGCCGCCTTCCAGGCGGTCTCCTGCATCGTCTCGGAGCAGAACCAGGCGGCCTACATGGTCTCCGACGGGAACCCGGCGGCGTTGGAGTCGGTCTACGACGACCCGACGGTGCAGGAGGCCTACCCCATGTACGACACGATCCGGGAGTCCCTGAAGGCCGCGGCCCCGCGTCCGCAGACGGCCTACTACAACGAGGTCAGCCAGGGCATCGCCGACCGGTGGCAGCCGGTCTCGTCGGTGACGCAGCAGACACCGGTCACCTCCCAGGAGTACATCCTGGAGGTCCTGCGAGGGGAGAGGCTGCTGTGA